One genomic region from Yamadazyma tenuis chromosome 4, complete sequence encodes:
- the RPS1 gene encoding 40S ribosomal protein eS1 (EggNog:ENOG503NVFE; COG:J) — MAVGKNKRLSKGKKGLKKKVVDPFTRKDWFDIKAPSTFENRNVGKTLINKSTGLKNAADGLKGRVVEVSLADLQGSEDHSYRNIKLRVDEVQGKNLLTNFHGLNFTSDKLRSLVRKWQSLVEANVTVKTADDYVLRVFAIAFTKRQQNQIKKTTYAQSSKLREIRKKMMEIMQREVSNVTLAQLTSKLIPEVIGREIEKSTQTIYPLQNVHIRKVKLLKQPKFDLGALLSLHGEGSAEEKGKKAKGFKDVVLESV, encoded by the coding sequence ATGGCTGTTGGTAAAAATAAGAGATTGTCCAAAGGTAAGAAgggtttgaagaagaaggtcGTCGACCCATTCACCAGAAAAGATTGGTTTGACATCAAAGCTCCATCCACTTTCGAAAACAGAAACGTTGGTaagactttgatcaacaaatctACCGGTTTGAAGAACGCCGCTGATGGTTTGAAGGGTAGAGTTGTCGAAGTATCTTTGGCTGACTTGCAAGGATCTGAAGACCACTCTTACAGAAACATCAAATTGAGAGTTGACGAAGTCCAAGGtaagaacttgttgaccaacttcCACGGATTGAACTTTACTTCCGATAAATTGAGATCTTTGGTTAGAAAATGGCAATCTTTGGTTGAAGCTAACGTCACTGTCAAGACCGCTGATGACTACGTCTTGAGAGTTTTCGCTATTGCTTTCACCAAGAGacaacaaaaccaaattAAGAAGACTACTTACGCTCAATCTTCTaagttgagagaaatcagaaagaagatgatggaaATCATGCAAAGAGAAGTTTCCAACGTCACTTTGGCTCAGTTGACCTCTAAGTTGATTCCAGAAGTTATTGGcagagaaattgaaaagtcTACCCAAACCATCTATCCTTTGCAAAATGTTCACATCAGAAaggtcaagttgttgaagcaaCCAAAATTCGACTTGGGTGCTTTGTTGTCTTTACACGGTGAAGGTTctgctgaagaaaaagGTAAGAAGGCTAAGGGATTCAAGGACGTTGTCTTGGAATCTGTTTAA
- the TEM1 gene encoding Ras GTPase tem1 (COG:U; EggNog:ENOG503NYD0; BUSCO:EOG092644X6): MEEQEHDEQGNQVALKVGLIGDSQIGKTSLMVKYVEGTFDDDYIQTLGVNFMDKKIRIRNTIITFSIWDLGGQKEFINMLPLVSNDAIAMLFMFDLTRKSTLNSIKEWYRQVRGFNKTAIPFLVGTKYDEFIDLPHQDQIEITQQAKKFANAMKSPVVFCSTSHSINVQKIFKIILSKAFDLKLNLEEITNVGEPILIYK, encoded by the exons AtggaagaacaagaacacGATGAACAAGGAAACCA AGTGGCATTAAAAGTGGGCTTAATTGGCGATTCGCAAATAGGGAAAACATCTCTTATGGTTAAATACGTCGAAGGGACGTTCGATGATGATTATATTCAGACATTAGGAGTCAACTTTATGGATAAGAAAATACGAATAAGAAATACCATCATAACCTTTTCGATTTGGGATTTAGGTGGACAGAAagagttcatcaatatGCTACCATTGGTGTCCAATGACGCAATTGCAATGCTTTTCATGTTTGACTTAACGAGAAAAAGCACGTTGAATTCTATCAAGGAATGGTACAGACAAGTCAGAGGATTCAACAAAACTGCTATTCCATTTCTTGTGGGGACCAAATACGACGAGTTTATCGACTTACCtcaccaagatcaaatTGAAATAACACAGCaggccaagaagtttgcCAACGCCATGAAATCTCCAGTGGTATTCTGTTCCACATCCCATTCTATCAACGTGCAAAAGATATTCAAGATCATATTATCTAAAGCATTCgatttgaaattgaacctagaagaaatcaccaatgtCGGGGAACCTATCCTCATATATAAGTAG
- the ORC1 gene encoding Origin recognition complex, subunit 1 (EggNog:ENOG503NU0T; COG:L) codes for MLPINKLKGWTYSFLESEDNGDNESPRRSGRRRGAVSNKIMIKRDKDGLELKAGDSIEVQQQKISDTQIALIISIEFGISSVVKLEVLWFNRSSEIDLTINSDRSLEEKELFITPFKDIIPVDVVKENVNVMTHEAYMELSKKEHRAYFCRMASDEDGQHLSQPLSYDVVLATLKQDPKTLVELIGDMTEENDKKQRTETPTQKRNPEASESASQKARQSEKKLINISSEESDSEDDRDVEEIDLDSSDEEFHSAQTSPKKRRATSKPTTPRKTSLRKPRAPPQNDVLEDLSEPESPSPRKANTPKSTKKRGFQESEEFMKKVLGRKVMIYNSLPVPTLSSPKKRTKKNDSTYGNLDTSSTAFKDLKKKLHTSAKLSSLPCREDEFTTLYLNVENSIKEQTGCCLYISGTPGIGKTATIQEVMSSMEDLKEKGEVNDFDYVEINALKLINPNYAYSVLWSKISGLDVSPSYAALFLDAYFKEDSPSKKPIVVMVDELDSMATKKQNVMYNFFNWPTYPNSKLIVLAVANTMDLPERVLTNKISSRLGMRRIQFIGYTFEQLGCIIDHRLSMIQRQSKQKVIIESDAINFASRKVASVSGDARRALQICRRAVEIAELEYQTSANGDEHSSDVFHVKIPHIAKAINESTNSPIAQYVASLSMASKLILCALLLRQRRSGLAENPLGDIIDEIKILLRMASSKSLRLSGTISGHIDVAEALLDGRMTNDQAKTSIRIENFKFLIFELIENGILNAQDIKSERYRLVSLNVSQDEVMSTLKRDDQVSGFL; via the coding sequence ATGCTTCCCATTAATAAGTTGAAAGGTTGGACGTATCTGTTTCTCGAGAGTGAAGACAATGGCGATAATGAAAGCCCTAGGCGAAgtgggagaagaagaggagcCGTATCGAATAAGATAATGATAAAAAGAGATAAAGATGGTCTCGAGCTCAAAGCTGGTGATAGCATAGAGGTCCAGCAGCAAAAAATTTCCGATACACAAATAGCTTTGATTATATCCATTGAGTTTGGAATCAGCTCTGTCGTGAAGTTGGAGGTTCTATGGTTCAACAGGTCAAGTGAAATTGACTTAACGATCAATCTGGATAGGTCTTTGGAGGAGAAGGAACTTTTCATAACTCCATTTAAAGATATCATCCCCGTTGATGTGGTCAAGGAAAATGTGAATGTGATGACACATGAAGCATATATGGAATTGTCTAAGAAAGAACACCGAGCATACTTTTGTCGGATGGCTAGTGATGAAGACGGCCAGCATTTAAGTCAACCTCTCTCATACGATGTGGTATTGGCTACTTTGAAACAAGATCCTAAAACTTTAGTTGAGCTTATCGGCGATATGACTGAGGAAAATGACAAAAAACAAAGGACAGAAACGCCCACACAAAAACGAAATCCAGAAGCTTCCGAATCAGCTTCTCAAAAGGCTCGCCAActggagaagaaattgatcaacatATCCAGCGAGGAATCTGACTCAGAAGATGACCGGGATGTCGAAGAGATAGATTTAGATTCTCTGGATGAAGAGTTCCACAGTGCCCAAACttctccaaagaagaggagAGCTACCTCCAAGCCGACTACTCCTCGAAAAACTAGTCTCCGAAAACCTCGAGCCCCACCCCAAAAtgatgtacttgaagatttatCTGAACCCGAATCCCCGTCACCAAGGAAGGCCAATACTCccaaatccaccaagaagAGAGGATTCCAAGAATCAGAAGAGTTCATGAAGAAGGTCTTGGGTAGGAAGGTTATGATCTATAACTCATTGCCGGTGCCCACATTGTCATCACCGAAGAAGAGAACAAAGAAAAATGATTCAACCTATGGAAATCTCGATACAAGCTCTACTgctttcaaagacttgaagaaaaagctTCATACATCCGCAAAACTTTCTTCGCTTCCGTGTCGTGAAGATGAGTTCACTACGTTATATTTAAACGTTGAAAATTCAATCAAAGAGCAAACTGGATGCTGCTTATACATAAGTGGGACGCCTGGTATTGGTAAGACCGCCACTATACAAGAAGTCATGAGCTCAATGGAAGATCTCAAAGAGAAAGGAGAAGTAAATGATTTTGATTACGTTGAGATAAATGCATTAAAGCTTATCAATCCAAACTATGCATATTCTGTGCTTTGGTCAAAAATCAGTGGCTTGGACGTTAGTCCTTCGTATGCTGCTTTGTTTTTAGATGCTTACTTCAAGGAAGACTCGCCGTCCAAAAAACCAATTGTCGTAATGGTAGATGAACTCGACCTGATGGCTACCAAAAAGCAAAACGTCATGTacaattttttcaactgGCCCACATATCCTAACTCCAAGTTAATTGTTCTTGCAGTTGCCAACACTATGGACTTACCAGAAAGAGTCCTTACAAACAAaatttcatcaagattAGGTATGCGAAGaattcaattcattggtTATACTTTTGAGCAGTTGGGATGTATTATAGATCACCGATTGAGCATGATTCAACGTCAAAGCAAGCAAAAAGTCATAATAGAGCTGGATGCTATAAACTTTGCTTCCAGAAAAGTTGCTAGTGTTAGTGGTGATGCTCGTAGAGCTTTACAGATCTGTAGAAGAGCAGTCGAGATTGCCGAATTGGAGTATCAAACATCGGCAAATGGGGATGAACACTCTTCAGATGTTTTCCACGTGAAGATTCCTCATATCGCCAAAGCCATCAACGAGTCAACCAATTCACCCATTGCGCAGTATGTTGCAAGCTTGTCAATGGCATCTAAATTGATTTTATGTGCTCTTCTTTTGAGACAGAGACGATCCGGGTTGGCTGAGAATCCATTGGGCGATATTATTGACGAGATCAAAATATTACTTAGAATGGCCAGCTCAAAAAGTCTCCGACTTTCTGGTACTATAAGTGGGCATATCGATGTTGCTGAGGCATTACTAGATGGTAGAATGACAAATGATCAAGCAAAAACCAGCATTAGAATCGAAAACTTTAAGTTTCTCATTTTTGAACTCATAGAGAATGGGATCTTAAATGCGCAGGACATTAAAAGTGAGCGGTACCGCCTTGTTTCATTGAATGTATCGCAGGATGAAGTGATGtcgactttgaaaaggGATGATCAAGTGTCTGGGTTTTTGTAA
- the TSR2 gene encoding rRNA accumulation- protein (COG:S; EggNog:ENOG503P5NB; BUSCO:EOG09264ZDJ): MSRIDPTEFVQALDGQSSLKFPNERQQSHFELGVTMAVHKWEELNVAVDNSWGGPNSADKRDWISGIVIDLFEEKIVDVQLVEETLLYAMLDEFDVHVDNDSALEIANMIIKFYQKAQLNDFSDIDILYERWQIRQQNRQAQKVKVEDDPENPSSDEEDDEEHEHYHEDQHIDDSMEVDNGPVVDDDGFTLVQTKKGNRRR, translated from the coding sequence ATGAGCAGAATAGATCCAACAGAGTTTGTTCAAGCCCTTGATGGACAAAGTTCTCTTAAGTTTCCGAATGAAAGACAGCAATCACATTTTGAACTAGGTGTCACCATGGCTGTTCACAAGTGGGAAGAGTTGAACGTCGCTGTTGACAATTCCTGGGGTGGGCCTAACTCTGCAGATAAGAGAGATTGGATATCAGGTATTGTTATCGATTTGTTCGAGGAAAAGATAGTTGATGTTCAAttagttgaagaaacattATTATACGCCATGTTAGATGAATTCGATGTTCATGTCGATAACGATTCAGCTCTTGAGATTGCCAACATGATAATCAAATTCTACCAAAAAGCACAATTGAATGATTTCAGTGATATAGATATCCTCTATGAAAGATGGCAAATTAGACAACAGAATAGACAGGCACAAAAAGTCAaggttgaagatgatccaGAAAATCCTAGcagtgatgaagaagatgatgaagaacaTGAGCATTATCATGAGGACCAGCACATAGACGACTCGATGGAAGTCGATAACGGTCCAGTAGTCGACGATGATGGGTTTACTTTGGTGCAAACCAAAAAGGGAAATAGAAGACGGTAG
- a CDS encoding uncharacterized protein (COG:S; EggNog:ENOG503NXVD): MRTAEERLEFKNHFFKLGQGRIIDLTDKAYWSVFWEKPNGANDIFELLTPFDIQSLRDQNRSNFLSLIYVLCQKLIAFVDLKKPLPSSQVLNCVRFLTKLIPFLYELEEYKTLESKFFLSSCYEPLIFVDSTSHPPQKIDTSNILADKLLKSLIRLLFFKGFTITPSRANKDVEPTEMISYSLWEPGIGVNAKYQAPDLIVESNRSSVMKLILTLCGNAIYSFPSQVVANGSLFLTLLVSSLPRIEVLTLVCSLINVVCRSVRPSSNENMLQLNEANVRFTRFSYVTHCIQFLTLMIVYPLPPKQDLEPLSQLNILAHKPYNMARLYFGKLHKDQELLFLTSSLVNSLKSPIIGSGESESVFNLNLSRFGNSPPLWVMETMMLLWELFQCNASFKELSGPKFYSVICFMLVFYIKQYANNNRDQNIVRLASCFLLYLSHQKPFVEDLLIPSPEFMNSLPPSNSFNQSQLSTRDFLVVQLCAILSNYALSKQSHPSNSLLATTLIEILYNLVPLISSEPYPGTNDPTKKLNNINPRNGLSYSACTALTNLIVRFSNRDFLLRASFNPDLLALLIRSICIGALRDTQASRMLLFSILKGEKTYAQAWSTIYSFKNEYFNEDALMLKTVQDDNEAQSEINEKDDHESINSLATTPSNRSFTNLNIQEDDDPKSPPMMSQPQFSFYGNETMSASSIGSNPRSETDAYEVEAKAIDRALRPSLPTGMTTKARGKQRKEASISKTWAGNDALRIIITVIIPHLKLTLSEVWAVDNAPGIDAFTLVQHIADADFAKVIEENSKQINYDFLPTSPLIPLKFSWSTISLGWYLSLLFSDIYNGIDSVEHATGGNYKIVKNLASTVLSFGKFFQGGDTTMNAIVETPETVAEVEKSITKVNHWSQTNIRLFKIKTEASLFDIFNSKLGVIPNQSMPGTPSLDRPSNLSRRLSDLRLQQIRSATPVSGMNTPTQEPEAYFPTRGNSVSSFHSLNTLNRSRTNTPRNSISN, from the coding sequence ATGAGAACAGCAGAAGAGAGGCTTGAGTTCAAaaaccatttcttcaagcttgGGCAAGGCAGGATTATTGATTTGACAGACAAAGCATACTGGAGTGTCTTCTGGGAAAAGCCAAATGGTGCTAACGATATATTCGAATTACTAACCCCGTTCGATATCCAATCTCTACGAGATCAGAACCGTTCCAACTTCCTCCTGTTGATCTACGTTCTTTGCCAGAAACTTATAGCTTTCGTTGACCTCAAGAAACCACTACCTTCAAGCCAAGTATTAAACTGTGTGAGGTTCTTAACCAAGTTAATACCATTTTTATATGAATTGGAGGAGTACAAAACTCTCGAatccaaattcttcttgtccTCCTGTTATGAACCACTTATATTCGTGGACTCCACATCACACCCTCCACAAAAAATAGATACTCTGAACATTTTGGCTGATAAGCTATTAAAGAGTCTAATTAGGCTTTTATTCTTCAAGGGATTCACCATTACACCTTCAAGAGCAAACAAAGACGTGGAACCTACCGAAATGATATCATACTCGCTATGGGAGCCTGGCATCGGTGTTAACGCAAAGTATCAAGCTCCTGACTTGATAGTTGAATCAAATCGTTCTTCGGTaatgaagttgattcttACTCTATGCGGAAACGCAATCTACAGTTTCCCTTCCCAAGTGGTGGCCAATGGGTCTTTGTTCTTGACATTGTTAGTGAGTTCACTTCCACGGATTGAGGTGTTGACATTGGTATGCTCATTGATAAATGTGGTGTGCCGTTCTGTCAGGCCATCTTCCAACGAGAACATGCTCCAACTAAACGAGGCAAATGTAAGATTCACTAGGTTTCTGTATGTGACACATTGCATTCAATTTTTGACACTTATGATAGTGTATCCACTCCCACCTAAACAAGATCTAGAACCATTGTCCCAGTTAAATATATTGGCTCATAAACCCTACAATATGGCTAGATTATATTTTGGGAAGTTGCATAAGGATCAAGAACTCTTATTtttaacttcaagtttggtAAATAGCTTGAAGAGCCCAATTATCGGTTCAGGTGAGTCTGAGTCCGTgttcaatctcaatctcaGTCGTTTTGGTAATTCCCCACCACTTTGGGTGATGGAAACAATGATGCTTCTCTGGGAATTATTTCAATGTAATGCCAGCTTCAAAGAACTTTCAGGTCCCAAATTCTACTCAGTAATATGCTTCATGTTGGTGTTCTATATCAAACAATATGCCAACAACAATCGGGATCAAAACATAGTACGATTGGCGTCTTGTTTTTTGCTTTATTTGTCTCATCAGAAGCCATTTGTGGAAGATTTGCTTATTCCTAGTCCTGAATTCATGAATAGTCTTCCCCCATCAAATAGCTTCAATCAAAGTCAGCTTTCAACTAGAGACTTTTTGGTTGTTCAACTATGCGCCATTCTTAGCAACTATGCCCTTTCAAAACAATCGCATCCTTCAAACTCATTACTTGCAACCACCTTGATAGAAATCCTATACAATTTAGTTCCTTTGATATCATCAGAGCCATACCCCGGTACCAATGATCCAACGAAAAAGCTCAATAATATCAACCCTCGCAACGGCTTGTCCTATTCAGCATGTACAGCTTTGACTAACTTGATTGTCAGGTTTTCCAATCGAGACTTCCTTTTAAGAGCTTCCTTCAATCCTGATCTTTTGGCTCTTTTGATCAGAAGTATTTGTATTGGAGCTTTAAGGGACACACAAGCATCTCGAATGTTACTATTTTCTATCCTCAAAGGTGAGAAGACTTATGCTCAGGCCTGGTCAACCATATATAGCTTCAAAAACGAATACTTCAACGAAGATGCTTTGATGCTTAAAACTGTGCAAGACGACAACGAAGCTCAATctgaaatcaatgaaaaggaCGACCATGAATCCATTAATAGTTTGGCCACCACCCCATCCAATCGGTCTTTCACCAACCTCAACATTCAGGAAGATGATGACCCCAAACTGCCACCCATGATGTCCCAACCTCAATTCTCTTTCTATGGGAACGAAACAATGTCTGCTTCGAGTATTGGATCAAATCCTCGATCGGAAACAGATGCATATGAAGTTGAGGCAAAGGCTATTGACAGGGCATTGAGACCTAGTCTTCCAACGGGCATGACAACAAAAGCCAGAGGTAAACAAAGAAAGGAGGCTAGCATAAGCAAAACCTGGGCCGGCAATGATGCATTGAGGATCATTATCACGGTGATTATCCCACACTTGAAGCTCACTTTGAGTGAGGTTTGGGCGGTTGATAACGCACCAGGTATTGACGCCTTTACGTTGGTTCAACATATTGCTGATGCCGATTTTGCAAAAgtgattgaagaaaacctGAAACAAATCAACTATGACTTCCTTCCTACATCTCCTTTAATTCCATTGAAATTTTCTTGGAGTACAATCTCCTTGGGCTGGTACTTGTCATTGCTTTTCAGTGATATCTACAATGGAATTGACAGTGTTGAACATGCTACTGGTGGAAACTACAAAATTGTGAAAAACTTAGCCTCTACCGTTTTATCGTTCGGTAAGTTCTTCCAAGGAGGAGATACCACCATGAACGcaattgttgaaacccCAGAAACAGTTGCAGAGGTGGAAAAGTCAATAACTAAAGTCAATCACTGGTCTCAAACAAATATAAGATTATTCAAGATCAAAACAGAAGCAAGTTTATTCgacatcttcaactctAAGTTAGGTGTCATTCCAAATCAGTCTATGCCGGGGACTCCTTCTTTGGATAGACCTTCTAATTTGTCTAGGAGATTGAGTGACTTAAGATTGCAACAGATAAGAAGTGCTACACCGGTTTCAGGCATGAATACTCCAACCCAAGAACCGGAGGCCTATTTCCCAACCAGAGGAAACTCTGTGTCATCCTTCCACTCGTTGAATACCCTCAACCGTTCAAGGACAAACACTCCAAGAAACTCAATCAGTAATTAA
- the LOT5 gene encoding low temperature responsive protein (EggNog:ENOG503P2KA; COG:S), whose amino-acid sequence MGSDPRLIYEYPNYENTIAFTEYQASSPEKFSLPDDDKFVLYAAGSNYSFLILDKDPNIQLFVHPEISSIQELPVDLFVLNTSFLVWCDSLNKGIEFPYQGILLHALQEPDKLYLQVSTSDLFQVQTQKESELVPTIELVLSPNSKMSRQQDSKLLSKVPDSVESVYHAMSKCSAMHFDSENEDQTDMANTGFDFAHSSLNPEFMEVSVPNSWVNEEPPTIHNTGDADDLECLEESHEEPEEAGMHVDIGFASIAGAIRRREHDEEDSGRAQRSRPN is encoded by the coding sequence ATGGGTTCGGATCCTCGACTAATATATGAATATCCCAACTATGAAAATACTATAGCCTTTACTGAATACCAGGCTTCGTCTCCAGAAAAGTTCTCTTTaccagatgatgataaaTTTGTGCTTTATGCCGCTGGGTCTAATTACTCATTCCTCATTCTAGATAAAGATCCAAATATCCAGCTCTTCGTGCACCCAGAGATATCCTccattcaagaactccCGGTGGACTTGTTCGTTTTGAATACTCTGTTTTTGGTTTGGTGTGATCTGTTGAATAAGGGGATTGAATTTCCTTACCAAGGCATCTTATTACACGCCTTACAAGAGCCTGATAAACTTTACTTACAAGTATCTACGAGTGATTTATTCCAAGTACAAACTCAAAAGGAATCGGAGCTCGTTCCCACCATTGAACTTGTATTAAGTCCAAACTCGAAGATGTCGAGACAACAGGATTCTAAGCTTTTGAGTAAGGTGCCCGACTCAGTAGAGTCTGTTTATCACGCTATGTCTAAATGTTCGGCGATGCACTTTGATTCTGAAAACGAAGACCAAACCGACATGGCCAACACAGGCTTTGATTTTGCCCATTCGTCATTGAACCCTGAATTTATGGAGGTTTCGGTTCCTAACAGTTGGGTCAATGAAGAGCCACCAACGATTCACAATACTGGGGATGCAGATGACTTGGAGTGCTTGGAGGAATCTCACGAAGAACCCGAAGAAGCTGGAATGCATGTAGATATTGGATTTGCCTCAATTGCAGGAGCCATCAGAAGACGTGAACacgacgaagaagacaGTGGCCGGGCCCAAAGACTGAGACCCAACTAA
- the CNA1 gene encoding 3',5'-cyclic-nucleotide phosphodiesterase (PDEase) (3':5'-CNP) (COG:T; EggNog:ENOG503NTWU): protein MSEQHKQVQINNAIKAIKTKKSNEQDLSWHVTDDGTKINTKERVVTSINPPATFQPSDHQVFLPNGLPNCAFLKTHFFNEGRLREDQAIRILRDATELLSSEPNMLEVPAPVTVCGDIHGQYYDLMKLFEVGGDPANTSYLFLGDYVDRGSFSIECLLYLYSIKLTYPDTFFMLRGNHECKHLTEYFTFKNECLHKYSERLYEESLRSFNALPLVAIMNKQFFCVHGGISPDLQTLNDVIRLDRFREPPTKGLMCDLLWADPLEDYDEDKLDHSFIRNAVRGCSYSFTYRASCSFLERTGLLSIIRAHEAQDAGYRMYKRTKTMGFPSLLTMFSAPNYLDSYNNKAAVLKYENNVMNIRQFNSSPHPYWLPQFMDVFTWSLPFVGEKVTDMLVSILNVCTEDELSEDTEDEKLNFNPESEPSSPISYKRTFSFSNIPSTDNDAKLDTYEGRKQALRNKVVAIGRVSRMYQLLREETEDVAKLKSLNSGQLPKGSLLHGSKGLKEVITTFEDARKADLINEKLPPTREDQIRIEQERRQKLQQEINNDSNRDPVFQKLMRRLS from the coding sequence ATGTCTGAACAACATAAACAAGTTCAGATCAACAATGCTATCAAAGccatcaaaaccaaaaaaagTAATGAGCAAGACTTGAGCTGGCACGTCACTGATGATGGCACCAAGATAAACACCAAGGAGAGAGTGGTTACATCCATCAATCCTCCCGCCACTTTCCAACCATCCGATCATCAGGTGTTCCTACCCAACGGCTTACCCAACTGTGCATTCTTGAAGACCCATTTTTTTAATGAAGGAAGATTGAGAGAAGATCAAGCTATTCGTATTTTAAGAGATGCTACTGAATTATTATCAAGTGAGCCAAACATGTTGGAAGTCCCAGCTCCTGTCACCGTGTGTGGGGATATCCATGGCCAGTATTATGACTTGATGAAGCTATTTGAAGTGGGAGGTGATCCTGCAAATACATCCTACTTATTCCTTGGTGACTATGTCGATAGAGGGTCATTTTCCATCGAATGCTTGTTATACTTATActcaatcaagttgacgTATCCAGACACTTTTTTCATGTTGAGAGGTAACCATGAGTGTAAGCATTTAACGGAGTACTTTACATTCAAGAATGAATGCTTGCATAAATATTCGGAACGGTTATACGAAGAGAGCTTAAGGTCTTTTAACGCGTTGCCATTAGTGGCTATAATGAACAAACAATTCTTTTGTGTTCATGGAGGTATTTCCCCCGACTTACAAACGTTGAATGATGTGATCAGATTGGATAGGTTTAGAGAACCTCCAACCAAAGGGTTAATGTGTGACTTATTGTGGGCAGATCCCCTTGAAGATTATGATGAAGACAAGTTGGATCACAGCTTTATCAGAAATGCGGTGCGAGGCTGTTCTTATTCATTTACTTACAGAGCTTCGTGTCtgtttttggaaagaaCTGGGTTGTTGTCGATCATTAGGGCTCATGAGGCTCAAGACGCTGGTTACAGAATGTACAAAAGAACTAAAACAATGGGATTTCCGTCCCTTTTGACTATGTTTAGTGCCCCCAACTACTTGGACAGCTACAATAATAAAGCTGCTGTTTTGAAGTATGAAAATAATGTCATGAATATCAGACAATTCAATTCCTCTCCTCATCCTTACTGGTTACCTCAATTCATGGACGTTTTCACTTGGTCTTTACCTTTTGTCGGTGAAAAAGTCACCGATATGTTGGTATCTATTTTGAACGTCTGCACGGAAGATGAATTAAGCGAAGACACggaagatgaaaagttgaacttcaaccCCGAATCAGAACCTTCATCTCCAATTTCATACAAAAGAACcttttcattttccaaCATCCCATCTACTGATAATGATGCCAAACTTGACACTTACGAAGGCAGAAAACAAGCTTTACGTAACAAGGTGGTTGCCATTGGCAGGGTATCAAGAATGTATCAGTTGTTGAGAGAAGAGACTGAAGATGTTGCCAAGTTAAAAAGCTTGAACAGTGGACAACTTCCCAAGGGATCTCTTTTGCATGGTAGTAAAGGGTTGAAGGAGGTAATCACGACATTTGAAGATGCCCGGAAAGCCGATTTGATTAATGAAAAGTTACCTCCCACAAGAGAAGACCAAATAAGAATAGAACAAGAGAGACGacaaaaactccaacagGAAATCAACAACGACTCCAATAGAGATCCCGTTTTCCAAAAGCTCATGAGAAGACTTTCCTAA